In Bacteroidota bacterium, the genomic window TTGAATCGAACCAATGTTTGCATTATAGTTATGGATTGCCAATTGTACTAATCTATTATTTAATAACATCATCTTTTTTTCATTGTTACTTAATCTATCTAACTCAGAAAGTTTTGAAGTAACCTGAGATTTCAATTTATTGAGAAAGATGTTTGTTATGACAGAGTTCTTAACATCAATTTTTGCTCCAATTGATTTAATTTTTAGATTGGTATTGATGCCCTTTATTATAGCGTTATTTACAAGGTTCATAAGCCCGATATTTTCGAAATTATCTCCTTCATGATAATGAGCTAGCAAACTGTCAATTATTAATCTATATACTCGGGATTTGTTTAGATTAGCATAAAATATTTCTTTATCATCACCGGATGTATTTATTATATTTTCATAATCATTTACAGCCGGAGTTAAAAATTCTTCTTCAACTTTAGTTTCTATTTTCAGGTCACGAGATCTCTTTGATATTATTGTATCTGTTGAGCTGTTAGCAATATTGGAATAGAATGATTCTAAAGTTGACAAATCAGAATTATTAATTACCGATGTATAAAAAATATTGTTTAGTGCTACAACCTTAGAAAAATTGGTATCCTGTAGATTGTATAAATCATATGCATAACCTAAAGCAGCATTATTATTATTTTGATTTCTGGAAACCATAAAATTACCTAATAATAATTCGGATTGTGGAATTTCAGAATTATCTTCATTTATAACTCCGAAACCGCATGGAGTGAAATCAAAATTATCCGCATAATTTTTATAACTAAATGAATAAGCCGGAACTAATCTTCCACTAGGGTTACCGCCCCAAGCATTTCCGCTACAATAAATCATAGGAGGTGTTACATATATTTCCGAGTTAAAGATAAGGGTATCAGGTTGGTCTCCTCCCGAATGTAAATAATCTTCAATGATATTATGTCCATTGTTAATTATAGGATCACTGTTATAATTTTTATCATTATCACAATAGATTTCAGGTCCGGCACTATTAAAAATATGATTTGACCCTCCTATTTCATAGGTTTGATTTATTGTGTAACCTGGCGTCATTAAGGGATGTGAATTGTTAGTCAAAAATAATCCTACTCCATTATTTTCCATTTGATTACTATACAAAACAGGTTGAGAATTATCTAAAAGAACACCATATTGCATACAATTACTTATTGAATTGCAATTATATGACCCACCGGAAGCGTAACCAACTATTCCAGTCGAATAGCCGTCATTTGAATTTGCTCCTGTAATTGTATTTCCGTAGATATCCCCGTAAGGACAATTGAGCATTGCTATACCAAACTGACCAATATTGTTTAAAGTATTATTTCGAATATGTGCGATGTCAACGTCGGAGCAGCCAATAGATGTATATTGATAATTTGAATTGCAATTAAATGTATTATTTAAAATATCGACTTGAAATAAATCCGGATGAGCATTTTGAATTACTATATCATGAGCTATGGAGTTATTAAAAACACAATTTTCTATATCCATATGTTGAATATAATTTGCTTCTATTCCTGTTAAAGCATTGCTAAGTGTTACTTGACTAAATATAATATTTCCACCGGTCAATTGTATTCCCTTCCATGTTTCATTTACATTTTTGGGAGATAAAGTAACTCCGCCGCCGCCAACCACACTATATATTGATGAGTTGTCAAGAACAATTCCGGAATTATTTTTAAACTTCCAAACATTTCCAACCTTCAAATTAGCTGAATGTAAAGAAATATCATTATCAATTTCAGCCCCTACACCTGTGGAAGCTAAGTAGATATTACAATTTGATAAATCTATTTTTGAATAATTTCTGTTTTGTACCAAGGCAATATCGTAAAAATCAGGATCAGAGTAATTTGTCTCTGAGACATTAATGTTCCTGAGAACTATTGGATTAGTTCCACCGGTGTTAAACATAGTAAAATCCCTAATATTGCCATTGGTATTCTGAAGTTTTATATTTTCAACTACAATAGAGTCTAACTGAGACGTTCCTCTACATTCAATTCCTGCAACTGTATTAATATAACTTTCACTTGTATTGGCATAGTTAGCACCTTTGAATAATATTGGATTATTATCATGTGTTCTACTTTTAAATGGTCCTAATACAAAACTTCTTCCTGCAACACCTTCAATTTCCGTATTCTCGTAAAATATATAATTAGCATTTGGGTCATTTTCATGATAGTAAACTTTATCAGAAAGTGAATACATCTGTGGAACACTTCCCCTGTTATATACTACATGTTGATAGTCAGGTGGCTCTGAAATTGTATATTGGAGAGTAAAGCTTATTCCGCTGTTAACATTACTGTAATCATTTTGATTTATATTTGTCAGTTGTATACCTGTTTTGAGATTTTCTCCTGAAAAAGTCCTTTGAGTAAGAAATGATTTATAAGCTCCTGAAACATCAGCATGAGCAAAAAAATGAAGTGGATTTCCTATACTCCCGCACATTTGGCTGAGTAGAACAGTAGGATCTGCTGGTTTTATTATTATTGTAGGATCTTCTCCTGAGCACGAAGAAACAGGTTGAGGAGTATACGGAGAGTAGTGCCAAATTAATAAACCTCCTTTAAAATCATTTATGTTATCGGTTACTATTTGCCTGTCAAATCCAATTCTTTTTCTGTTTTCCAATATAAAACATTCACCAGCCAGATGATCCGGGGAAACTGTTGGCTTACCGTAAATCGTAACAATGCCGCATTTATTGCTGGTTTCGATCGGTGGTAAATTTGTTTCTGTCATTGAATGTTCATAAGGTACTGCATCTAGCCATCCTTTTCTGAGTTTATAGACGGGATTTGGATGTGAAGGACAATTCAAATCTCTAGTCATAAAAACATTCATTAAATCATATCTGCCTGAAACTGTATGTCCCCAACCGAATGCACTATGTCCAAACTCATGTGCCATATTACTAAATCCATCAATTCGGCATGCAATTTCATCCGGTTTTGCGTTCATGTCTCGTACAATAATGCCGTCAGAAAATCCTAAACCTTTAAATCTATATGATGAACCGGCAAATACAAAAATGCATTTACCACCTGCTGCATTAAAACTTGTATAATCAAACGGCGTTTGCCCATGTGAATACATGTATTTCAATTTTTTAATCATATCTTCCTGCATAAGTTGAAGTCTGCTTACATCATCTGCAATAGGGGGATTTGTATATGTATACCAGTAATAATCCGGCATATACGATGTAGCTTCCGGTCCATACTTATTTTTATCTAATGTAATATACTTTATTATTTGCTTTCCGTTTGGTAAAGTTATATAGTCATTTACAATTCCCTGATAATCATTTCCGGAATTTGGATGAGTAGTCGCCGGTATTACATCTAGCATATTGGATGAAACCTCTTTCCAATATTGTCTCATACTTCCATATGCCTGGTCGCCATACATACTGTTATGGGTCTGATAATCAGGATGTGCACTGCCCTGGTAAGTATTTGTTATATCAAAAAACATGTTATATCTATCCTGCCATGAATATTTAGCTGCATTTGTATATAGCGTATGAGAATTTCCCGAAACAACATAGGGCGATAAATCGTTTGTTAAGCCTATTTCACCGGCTGCGTCAAAATTCGGAACATACTGTAAATCACTTGTATATATAGGCTGTTCACCATTGTCACTGCGTCTTCCGTCCGGAAAGTCAAAATAAATAACTGCCAGTTGAATTGTCTGTGAGGTTTTCCAGCTTGCAGATAAATATTCAGGTTCTTGTTGAATTGAATTGACGTTTGTAAAACACTTATCTATTTCTGTATTTTGAGCAAAAGCTAAATTAGAAATAATCAATATTGCGTATAAAAATATACCCAATATATAATTAACTTTTTTCATATTTTAATGTTTTTAGTGTTATAAAATAGGGCAGCTCTATATACTTCAAAAAAGTATATAAAATTAATAATTATCCGTTGGCGCGTGTAATTTATTAAGGGGCTGTCCCTGTGATTTTAAAATTGTTTTTTTAGGAAAAATTTTACTACGGTCCTTTATTCATTCTTTTTTATTTTATTTTAATAAAATTAGTTTTTTAGTTTCAAATGATGTTCCCCCAATAAATAATTTATAAAAGTAAACACCACTGCCAATTGCAGAAAAATTATATTTTATTAAATATCTTCCCGGAGTAAAATTCCCCTCCATTAATTTTATTTTTTCTTTTCCAAGTAAATCATATACAATAATTTTAATATCTTCTGACCTATTTACGTCGAACATTATATTTGTTTCAGGATTAAAAGGATTTGGATAGTTTTGATATAGTTTGTAGTCAGAAGGAATTTCGCTTGAAATATTATGAATTGCTACTGTGCTGTCCGGCTTGTTGTATGATCGAATATTACCGAATATATCTCGGTTTCCAAGCCTGGTATCAGTCCATGTAGTTATTATTCTTTCATTCGAAAAAACAAAATCTGCAAATGATTGTTCTTCAAATGGAAACAAGCTTGAAACTGCAAATTCATTCCCTATGAAATTCCCTGATGAATCTGCCCTAAGCATATAAGTTATTCCGTTCAAGTCATTATTATAGCTTAAAATAAAATTTCCATTCCTTAATTTTTTTACGTTTGGATTAAATCTTTCTACTCCTTGGTTTCCGTATAAAGTATTATCGCCTTTTCTTACTCCGTCTTTATTATATAATTGATATACAACACTTCTTGAATTGAACCCAAGATTGTAATAAGAAAACACAATGCAAAATCTTCCCACACTATCCGAAGAAACAACAGGATTAGTATAACTATCAAATGCACCTGTATTATTGTTTACTTGTAATCTGCCGCCGATAGGACTTCCACCTGCACTAAATAATTGTGCCAAAATGTTTATTGCTCCGCTTCCATTACTTTCAGACCAAGCTATAATGAAACTGCCGTCATCTCTTACAGATAATGCATTGTAATCCTTATTGACAGTAGTATCAGTTACAAGGATATTATTGCCAATTCTGGTTCCTGCCGAATCAAATTTTTGATATTTTATTGCTGAATATGCCCAATTTTGATTGACTTCTAACCAGCTTATCAATAAATAACCGTTTGTATTTATAGCTATCTTATAGTTTCTAATTACATTTAAATTATTATCTTTAAAATTATTTGTTGTTGAAATAGAATCACCATATTTATTGAAATGTTTTATTCTATAGAAGTAGCTGTTGCCAATTTTTTCATTCCAAATCACAAAAAAATTACCATTGGGCTTTACTACAATTTCGGGGTCATAGGCAAAGATTGTTTGTGAATTTATTTTTGTATTATTTCCAAGTATAGTTCCATTAAATGAATATCTCTGAAAATAGACATCAGAAGAATCGTTCCTTCTATTATCATTCCATACAATAACAAAGTTTCCCAAAAGATCAGATCCTATTCTAGATTTACTTTGCGAAAAATTTGTAACATCACTGTTAACTCTAAAATCCTGAACAAGTTGAGGGAAAGCTTTTGTAGTTACTAGTAAACAAATTATATAAATAAACAAATAATACTTTTTCATAATTTATTTTTGACCTATTTTACGAACTAAAATTAAGTAAGCAGATTTAAATTCTGTAAAATTTAACAGAATAAATTGTATTGTTGATTTCGAGTAAAATGAATTTTTGTTTTCTGACGGCATAGATAGCACTTTAAAAATATAAAATTTAAATGAATCCATTAAACCAGGATTCAAAAAAACCTGTGCCACTAAGTTTTTGAATTGTTAGTTTATAATGAGATAAATTTACCTTACCTAAATTATCTCATATTAAAGTATATGGAGTTTATTATAACTATGAATTCATAATAGTCTATTTATTATTATAATCTTAAATAGTAATAAAAACGAACGATGAAAATATAAACTTTCATAACAAAAAAAATGTGTTTATTCTAATAATGAATAAAAAATTCTTCTAAATATTATTAAATTTTTTACCGGTTCGCCGTCTCGGATTTTTTATAGAAATTTCTTATCAGTGGGTTATAAGAAATATTTATTTCAATGTAAAATTAATCTTATGCTAATTATATGTCAAGTATAATTTTTTAACTTAATAAAAATTTAATATCATAGTTTCAAGAAATAAATTCCAAATTCAACAAATCTATAATCACCCGGAATTTCTCCGGGCAATTATTCTTGAATCATCTTAGGAAGGATTTGTATAGAAGAGTTTTCGATTTCAGCTTGAATGCTTACGATCTCTGGTAATGCATAGTATTTCATAGTTGTTGCTAGTTTCTTATGATGAAGCAATTTACTTACGAATTCTACTCGAACTCCGGCGTTTAACATTCTTGTTGCAAGAGTCTTACGGAATGTCTTGAGCGTAATTGTATAGTTGTTTGGTATATCAAAACGCTTCTTCATTCTGCGAAATCTTTGACCAATACTTCCACGTGTAAATCCTTCAAATAACTTCTGGTTTTTTGTTAAACTTAGCAGCGGTTTCATTTCTTCTTCTATAAATATTCTCAGTTCTTCGTATATCGGAAATGTTCTGAATAATTTTGTCTTTGACACATTAAGCTTTATATAGCTTTCCTTCATTACAAAATTATCCGAAGTTAAATTTAATGCATCTATCACTCTCATACCAGTTAATGAAAGGAAAACAAACAAAATGTATAGTTTGTAATCCAAATGCTTTGTTTCTTCAAGTATTTTTAAAAGCAAATCATCTGAAAACACAATAATTTCTTTTTCGATTTCTCTCGGACCTGGAACATTTCTGCAAGGAGATTTATCTAGTATGTCTTCCTTAAACAAATAAGTAAAAAACATTTTTATGTAAGTATAATTTGTTCTTTGAGTAGCATTACTAACGGTAGCTTTGAGTAACCGTAGATAGCTTGTAATATCTGAAGAACGAATTTTATCGATTCTTCTTTCCGGTTCAACTACTTTTGAAAATTTATTCATTGCATTTATAAACATGTTCTGATGTTCGATACTGCTGTTTGATAAATGATTCTGATATTTTTCAATTGCTGAATAGAGGGTAAGCTCAGAGGTTTCAAGCTCTTTAAGTATTAATTTTCTTAATAATGAATTTTCATTCTTTGTTTCGTAAAGTGCTTCAATCTCCTTGCGTTTACTTCTACCTAATTCCCAGTTACGTTCATTCGGAATGAGTGCCAAGTTTTCTCTTACCTTATGTCCAGCTTTATTGTACTCGATATGCAGTTTATTTCTGTATACAAATAATGATGCCATATTTATTTTTTAATTCTTGATTTCATGATTTGATATAGTGAAGAATGTCTATTCTCCCTTTCCCCGACTTTATTATTATTCATTTTATTTGACACATCAGATTCAAGTTCGTCCATATCGAAACTAGTAACGTAAGAAATAATACTTTGAACAGGAACATAAATTTTATTATTAATTGTTTTAGAAATTAGTTTTTTATCTCTGATTAGTTTTAAAAGATTACCTCTTCTAATGCCAAGTCTTTTCCTTGCTTCATTTAGTGAAAGTAATCTTAACTCCGGAAATTTTTCGTTTTCAATTTTATTTTGATTCATAGTTAGAATAATAATTAGTATTTACCTTTTTAAAATTTATTATAATTAGAATTTGATTTTCTGTCAGCAGTTTGTCAGCAGTTTTTGACAAGATTGGAACAAAAGGGAAACAAAGTCATTTTATGGCAACAAGAAAATCTACCCTATTATATAGAGTAAATTATTCCATATATTGTAAATTTGTGCAAAATTGAACAGAATCGAAGTATTTATTTTTTGTATTTTATAAAGCAAAGAATTATTTACTGAAATTTAAAAATAGCACAAAATCGTTTGTCACTGCATGGCATGCAAGAGGTCAGCGGTTCGACCCCGCTATTCTCCACCAATTTAAAAGCCCGATAAATTAAATACTTATCGGGCTTTCGTTTTTTAATGACGCTCACTTTATAATTTTTATCTGTTGTATATCAGTTCTTTTATTTTACTTATCAGCCAGACATTTTTTGTTTCCGACATAAATTTTTCCAGATCATACATTTCCTTTTTTTTCTCTTCTTTATCGGAAAGCATTGCTGTGAATTTTACCAGCAGTTTCATTCCTGCAATAAAATCCTTACCTGATTTTCTGTAATTTTCAGAGACTTTTTTGTTATCCTTTAAATAATGTGAAAAGGCATCAATGGCATAATTAATATTTTCAAGATAAGATTCAGATTGTTTCATAAGCTCATAAAAATTTTTTAACTGCATCAGTTTCATATCATAGGTAAACACTTCATTTGCAAATCTGAATTTTGAAATATAATCCAATGATGTAATGTAATCTCCCTTATAATGATTAAGATATGCGTAAGAATAATTTAGCATATTTTCTTTGAAATCTGGGTTTAGTTTTTCAGCGTATTCTTCGATATACTTTTCAGTCCAGTCTATATCTCCGGCATGAAGTCCCGCAAGCATAAACATTTTGAAAGTTCCTGCGTTGATATATATAATTTCTCCCGATGGAAACAATCCCTGCGAGAGTCCAAACTTTACAAACTCAAACTTAAGCTGAATTGTCTGCTCCGAAGGATTAGCGGTGTAGTAATTTAAAACCGATGTGAAATAATTCATCTTATGTCTGTGGTCAAGGGTATCGAATGTATCCATATAAACTTCATTCAGCTTCATATACAGATGCTCGAATTTTTTATTCTTAAGCATCGTGCATAACAAAATAATATCAAGTTTTATTTTTTTATAGTTGGGATAATCGGGGCGGAGATTATCCAGAAATTTATCGAGCTCGATGTTATTTATCAGAAGTGAAAGCTGCTCTGTTTTTCTTTGTATATTGTAAGATTCAGAGTTCACTTTCAGACTATTTAACAGGTGTGAAGAAATATTAACAAAGAATGTAATTAAATCCTCGCTCTGACTTTCGACTACACCATATATTTCCGGATTTTTATTTGTAAGGCTTTTAAAATGAAATATTAAATTTTTCAGCAAAATCATCTGAATCTCACGGATAAATCCTGAGTCCAGATCTTCTTCCATCAACAAAGTTTCTTCTGCTTTCTTTTCACCTAATGCATAAAGCGCCCGGTGAGAATATCCTTCAATGAGAAGATAGTTATAATAGAAATTCATGTTCTTCAGGGAGTCTACTGCTATATAATCATCAAGTATCTTGCTGAAATCGGAGTTCAATGTGCGTAATATTTTTGATTGTTTTCCTTCCTTGTCATCAAGCTTACCGAAATAACTTTTAAGAAATTTTTCTTTGCTGATTTCAAAATCAGGATGATACTTCATAATGCATTCATAGTACTTCGTGAGGTCTCTTCCAGTGCTGAAGTAGGGTGATAAGATGAATTTTTTGAAGTCTTTTATATCAGAACTATTAAAGGTTTTTAATACACTTATGATTTTTTCGTTCAATTTCTTGGGGTTTCTTCGTGCGGTAATGTATTTTTAAATAAAGAAAAAAACAATCTATTATTTTGAATAGATGCGGTGTATAAGAAAATTTGCTGTGGCAACTTTAAAAATTTCTCTTTGCAAACCGCAGTGCATATTTACTAATTTGCGGATGTGCACAAATGGTGCACGCTGCGTGCACTCTCCCAAAACATCGTCCGCACGAAAAGATAATTCAAATTCTCCCAAATGAAAAAACAAACTAAAAAAGCACGGGGATATAGACTGTTCCCTCAGACACAAAAGCAGATTGCGAAAATACAAAAACTGCTTAATGCTGATTCAGATAAGGCAATCTCAACAGCATGCGACTTTTTTTTGAAGCAGCATAGTGATGTAAAAGAAAAAGCAAAATTTTTAACAACTAATTTATAATAATATGAAAAAAATAATATTTACAATGTTCTTAATTCTGATTTCCCAATCAGTTTTCTCTCAACAAAATAAAACTCCGGGAATAACTCACACGGAAGTTACAAGCAGTTCCGTACCTGATGCAAGGATTACTGAAGTTGTAAAGAATTTAAATGATGCAAGACTTGCTAACGATTTAGTATCCACTAAATATTGGCAGGAAAAACTTAATCAACTTACTTCTCCGCAGAAAATACAGTCCTCAAACGATGCATTTAATTTTTCCAGAGGTTCAGAAAATTATAATCCCGGCGAAGTATTAAATCTTACAAGAATAACGAGTTCAACTGTAATAGCAAACTCTATCTCAAGAGAAAGAATTAATGGAATTATTTTCGCAGCAATTGGCGTTTACGGCGGTCCGACAACTCCCGATACACTTAAGATATACAAATCTACTAATAACGGTTTAACCTTTTATTTAATGTACGGAATTTCTCAGTCAGAATTAAAAATAGATTATAACGGTGTGGATGCAGAAGCAGTATCAAAAGGTGATTCTGCTTATGCTTTCGTTGCTATGTCTTATACACTGTCAGGTTACAAGTCAATCTCTGTAATCAGAATCCGTGAGGATGGAGACATGGTATCAATATTGAGCGCTGCCGGCTCGCCAACGTATGTATATTCAAATGCCAGAATTACCAGCGATAATGCCGTATTTTCAACAAGTACATATATATATTTATCTCTGACATTAGATTCTGTTGCAGGCGGAAGAAATCTTAAATCAAAATTGTATTACATTCCCGATATATATGCGTCTTCTATATCGGCTCTTTCAGGTTATCAAAGTAATGCAGGCGGACAATATGGATATTATGTAGCCGGGATATCACCTGATTCTGCAAAATTTGAAACAGATATTGCCTGCGTTAACGGAGTTGGCAATATAAACCTTTTGTATACTGTTACGGTTGTGCGCGGAATTCCCGGATTATTCGGCAGCGGCACTTCACTTCATTTCACAAGAAGTGATACATATGGTACTACAGCTCCCACTTTATTTAATACAACTGACCCCGGGTTTTTGAAAGAAAGTCCAAGAATTGCAAGTACAGGATATCAGAATAATTCAGCGATGGTTACAGTGCGTAGATTATATGGCGGAGGAGACTGGGACCCCTATTATTTCTACACATCAAACATTACTGGAGGAGCTCCGATTTTTGATGCAAACTATATTGATGAATTTTCCGATACTACTACAGGAATTTCAGTTGCAGGCAGACCAAGATCCAACGGTTCATATTTATTCGCATATAACAACAGAAGAGGAGAAAATTTCAGCGCAGTAAACAGCAGGACTTTTAATGCAGGTGTAATGGGAAGCACCGTGCAAATGAATCCAACAAATGTTGGCGGCACAAACTATTACGGATACGCAAGTCCAAGTTTTAGAAATGTAAATGGTGATTCATGTCTTGTAATCTGGAGTGGCCCTGCCGGTAATGGAAGCTATGTGACAGGCGGCTGCTCGGGAACTGTTTTCACAGGTACGGGTAATTCAAATTCAGCTGCAGATAATTTTCATCTGTCACAAAATTATCCTAACCCGTTTAACCCTTCTACAATAATAAATTATTCATTGCCGGTCCAAAGCAATGTATCAATAAAAATATTTGATGTACTTGGAAAAGAAATAAACAGTTTGATAAATGAAGTGCAGACAGCAGGAATTCATTCTGTTGAGTTCAATTGTATCAATCTGCCGAGCGGTGTTTATTATTACAGAATTGAAGCAGGAGATTTTGCAGATACAAAGAAAATGCTGCTGGTTAAGTAAGCCGGTTAAATTTCTCAGCCGCTGCTGCTTATCTCCCGCAGCAGCGGCAAATTAAAATATAATAAATTTAATAATATCCCCATGAAGAAAATTATATATAACTCCGCTTCCATTCTGGTATTATTGTTCCTCATATTTTTTTTAACCAATGCTACAATATTTAAAAAAATTGATATAGACAGTGATGAGGGATATGAAAAAAATGATATTGAAAATAATCAGAAGAAAACTGAACATGAAGCCGAGGGCGAAGGTGAAGAAAAAGAAAACCCTGCCTATGTGAAACTTTCCGTTCAGGAAACAGCAGACTTATGGGAAAAATATGAAAGCACCTTAAAAAATTCACAGGTTGATAACGCCTCTGACCCATGGATTTCTATGGGTCCGAAAGGCGCATTCAACAGGCTGACTCAGGTGCCGGGATCAAAATTCAGCGGTAAGATATTAGACATTGAAATTACCAATCAGGGATACTTCAGGATTGGAAGCGCTAATGGAGGATTATGGGAGCAGCTTTTCATAGGAGAACCTGTGTGCTTAACAGATAATATCACCTCTCAAAAGATAGGTGCGTTTGCTTCGAATTTTCTTAACCCGGATGAAATTTACGTCGGTACAGGAGAAATTGGAGGAGGAAGAGACGGTACAGGAATATTTAAAACGACAAACAAAGGTGTAAACTGGGTAAACATTTTACCTGCAAATAATTCTTTATATTTAGCTGCCGTATCAAAAGTCCTTTATAATCCTCTTTACCCGGAAATAGTTCATATATCGGGAGCAGGACAGCTTAATAATTACCTGAGGACTACTAACGGAGGAACAAACTGGCGGGCTATTAATATTGGAGGCATGACTACAATTTCTGATTTAGTAATAAATCCTCTTGACCCCACTATTCTTTACGCTGCTGTGTGGGGCAGTAATGCCGCTACGAATATATTCAAAACCACAAACTCGGGCAGTACCTGGAATGCAATGGCATCTACTTCAGGGCTGCCAACAGCTAATTTTGGAAATACTACTCTTGCAATTTGTAATGACCAGCCAAATATTTTGTATGCTTTAATTGCAAACAGCACCAACAATAATTTGCTGGGTGTTTATAAAACAATTAACGGTGGAACAAACTGGAACAGATTAAACACTCCGACGGAATTTGATATTTTAAACGGACAAGGCTTTCATGCAAATTCAATTACGGTAAGTCCGCGGGACCCGAATAAAGTTTTAGCGGGTGGTGTTTATTTAATCCGTTCAAGTGACGGCGGAACAAACTGGACTGCAATAACAAGTCCGTCAATTCAGCCCGGCACTGTAAATCCCAATGTACATGCAGATATACAATCATTTGAATGGAACGAAAACGGAACTACTTTATACCTGGCAAATGACGGAGGGCTTGCGGTTTCATCCGATGCCGGAGTGACGTATAACACAAATATAAATTCATTCCCGATAACGGAGACAGTATATTTTGATTATAGCGAAGGCAACAATAATTATCTGGCTTCAGGAGTGGAACATAACGGAACAGTAGTGACAAGCAACGGAGGAGCTACATGGAATCACACACAATATGGTGACGGTTCCGGAGCGGCAATACATCCTACAGATCAAAACTTATATTACTCGACAGTCGGAGTAGTGCCAAATAATCCCGTTCCGTTCTACCCAAGCTTCAGTACTAACTCGGGATTAACATGGACCGGTGTTACAAACAATATTACAGGAGGATGCGGGCAATGGTACAATCAGATTAAAAGTTCTCGTACTCCGAATAATTTCCAGATATTTGTTCCTATATGCAAAGGTATGTGGAGGTCTACCAATAACGGAGCAAACTGGCTGAATTTAAATATGCCGATGACTGCAACGGGATATTTAGACTATGGTTTTGATGTCATGCCGTTAACAAACCAGTTATTTGTTCCTACAACGGATTCTACTACATCTAATACTGGTAAATTATATACAGGAATTAGCCAGGCATGGTTTGATATATCTCCTAATATTGGCAATAAAGTAATTCAAAAAGTTAAAGCAGCATTCCTGCTTCTGGCAATTGTAAGAGGCAGTATTGATTCTACAAATAAAATATACAAGATGTCTGCAGACAGAGTTTTAAATCCCGAGTGGACAAAGGTACCTTCAAACGGAATATCACAATATCCGC contains:
- a CDS encoding T9SS type A sorting domain-containing protein — encoded protein: MKKIIYNSASILVLLFLIFFLTNATIFKKIDIDSDEGYEKNDIENNQKKTEHEAEGEGEEKENPAYVKLSVQETADLWEKYESTLKNSQVDNASDPWISMGPKGAFNRLTQVPGSKFSGKILDIEITNQGYFRIGSANGGLWEQLFIGEPVCLTDNITSQKIGAFASNFLNPDEIYVGTGEIGGGRDGTGIFKTTNKGVNWVNILPANNSLYLAAVSKVLYNPLYPEIVHISGAGQLNNYLRTTNGGTNWRAINIGGMTTISDLVINPLDPTILYAAVWGSNAATNIFKTTNSGSTWNAMASTSGLPTANFGNTTLAICNDQPNILYALIANSTNNNLLGVYKTINGGTNWNRLNTPTEFDILNGQGFHANSITVSPRDPNKVLAGGVYLIRSSDGGTNWTAITSPSIQPGTVNPNVHADIQSFEWNENGTTLYLANDGGLAVSSDAGVTYNTNINSFPITETVYFDYSEGNNNYLASGVEHNGTVVTSNGGATWNHTQYGDGSGAAIHPTDQNLYYSTVGVVPNNPVPFYPSFSTNSGLTWTGVTNNITGGCGQWYNQIKSSRTPNNFQIFVPICKGMWRSTNNGANWLNLNMPMTATGYLDYGFDVMPLTNQLFVPTTDSTTSNTGKLYTGISQAWFDISPNIGNKVIQKVKAAFLLLAIVRGSIDSTNKIYKMSADRVLNPEWTKVPSNGISQYPLTDIQLDYSDTNRMIVGTQGWGCFITTNGGQNWYPWNEGLPKGMIIQEMKLIDSAQGEDYVLISTYGRGIFKRKLNAKVISVSDPVEILKQYELNQNYPNPFNPVTTIKFNIPKKEYVKLSVYDINGREVSTLVDRVTHSGIYTASFNGADFPSGVYFYKLTTPSFTQTKKMILVK